The following are from one region of the Bradyrhizobium sediminis genome:
- a CDS encoding GIY-YIG nuclease family protein — MYYVYILASRRHGTLYIGVTNSLRKRLEQHRNGEGSSFVKAYGVYRLVYVESYERADEAITREKQLKRWKRDWKIELIERENLEWRDLSDLII, encoded by the coding sequence ATGTATTACGTCTACATTCTCGCGAGCCGGCGTCACGGCACCCTGTATATCGGGGTGACCAATTCGCTGCGGAAGCGGCTGGAACAGCATCGCAACGGCGAGGGCTCCTCGTTCGTCAAGGCCTACGGCGTTTACCGGCTCGTTTATGTCGAATCCTACGAGCGCGCGGACGAGGCGATCACGCGGGAGAAGCAATTGAAGCGATGGAAACGCGACTGGAAGATCGAGCTGATCGAGCGCGAGAATCTCGAATGGCGCGATCTCAGCGATTTGATTATTTAG
- a CDS encoding caspase family protein, whose amino-acid sequence MKFWHISISRRSLTIAAALVGVLSLAIGAHAALNKRALDAAKAIASEQGADTAGKASRIALVIGNGHYPDANAPLAQPINDARALTASLRQSGFDVDVIEDATKDDMRRAVARMKSRIKKDSVVMLFFGGYGVQAGRESYMIPVDAKIWKEFDVRRDGVSVESVLSAMKEQGARAKLVVIDASRRNPYERRFRAYSHGLAPIVAPDNALILSSATPGKVADDSKAPNSVLMTELLTHLNPELTGIEAAFNKTRIAISRASEGEQVPSVSSSLLEDVTFAAMANAGS is encoded by the coding sequence ATGAAGTTCTGGCATATCAGCATCTCCCGCCGCTCGCTCACCATTGCCGCTGCACTGGTCGGCGTGCTGTCGCTGGCGATCGGCGCCCATGCCGCGCTGAACAAGCGCGCGCTCGATGCGGCCAAGGCGATCGCCTCGGAGCAGGGCGCTGATACCGCCGGCAAGGCTTCCAGGATCGCGCTCGTCATCGGCAACGGCCATTATCCCGACGCCAATGCGCCGCTGGCCCAGCCGATCAACGACGCCCGCGCGCTGACCGCGAGCCTGCGCCAGTCCGGTTTCGACGTCGACGTCATCGAAGACGCCACCAAGGACGACATGCGCCGCGCCGTCGCCCGGATGAAATCCAGGATCAAGAAGGATTCCGTGGTGATGCTGTTCTTCGGCGGCTATGGCGTGCAGGCCGGCCGCGAGAGCTACATGATCCCGGTCGATGCCAAGATCTGGAAGGAATTCGACGTGCGCCGCGACGGCGTCAGCGTCGAATCCGTGCTGTCGGCGATGAAGGAGCAGGGCGCCCGCGCCAAGCTCGTCGTGATCGACGCCTCCCGCCGCAACCCCTATGAGCGCCGCTTCCGCGCCTATTCCCACGGCCTCGCCCCGATCGTCGCTCCCGACAACGCGCTGATCCTGTCCTCGGCCACGCCGGGCAAGGTCGCCGACGATTCGAAAGCGCCCAACAGCGTGCTGATGACCGAGCTGCTCACGCATCTCAACCCGGAGCTGACCGGCATCGAGGCCGCCTTCAACAAGACCCGCATCGCCATCTCCCGCGCATCCGAAGGCGAGCAGGTGCCCTCGGTGTCGTCGTCCCTGCTCGAAGACGTCACCTTCGCTGCCATGGCGAATGCTGGCAGCTGA